ATCACCTAATAATAGCTTACCACAAATAGCTAGCTACAACCAATATTGAATCCTAAATCAATCTGTATGTTTTTCCAGAGGTCAACTCAGTTATTCAGCTCTTTCCTCTCACCAGTGACCATATAAATCAACCACTCACATATATTAGTTGAATGGTCTCCTATTCTTTCAAGAGAACTGCTAACAAACATTAGTTGTGTTGCTTGCTCTATATTTTTACATTCTTTATCCATATATAGCATAAGTTCACCAAGAATTTGTTTATGATAACTATCTATCTGATCATCATCTTTACATACCTCATAAGCAAGCTCAACATCCTCATTTATAAAACTTTTTAATGCTTTGTTTACCATCTTTTCAGTTAGTACCGCCATATTGGGTATGTCAACTAAAGGTTTTATCAACGGTTCTTTATCAATTTTAATACAAATTTTAGCTATGTCAACAGCATGATCTGATATTCGCTCTAAATCTGTAATAATTTTTAAAGCCGTAGCAATTTTTCTTAAATCATTAGCCATAGGCTGTTGCCTTGCAATTAAAGTCAAACAAGTTGACTCAATCTCTAATTCTAAAGCATCAATTCTTTCATCACCACCAATAACCTCTTTAGCCAATTTTATATCTTTTCTTTGTAGAGCAGTTACAGCATTTGAAATACTTTGCTCCACTAAGTTTCCCATATACAATAATTCTTCAATTAAATTTCTCAACTCTTTATGAAAATCTTGTCTAGCTACCATTTTTCATCCCCCTTAGCCGAATCGGCCTGTAATATAATCCTCAGTCCTTTTATCTTGAGGATTTGTAAACATAGTTTCAGTATCTGAATACTCAATCACTTCACCGTGTAAGAAAAATGCAGTTTTGTTTGAAATTCTTGCTGCCTGCTGCATATTATGAGTAACTATAATTATGGTATAATTGCTACTTAACTTTTTAATTAACTCCTCTACTTTAGTTGTGGCAACTGGGTCTAAGGCAGAGCAAGGTTCATCCATAAGCAAAACATCAGGTTTAACCGCTAAAGCTCTGGCAATACATAAGCGTTGCTGTTGTCCTCCTGAAAGAGAGAAAGCAGACTTATTCATCTTTTCTTTAACTTCATCCCACAGAGCTGCCCCTTTTAAGCTAACTTCTACTATCTCATCTAAGTTAGTTTTATTCTTTATTCCATGAATCCTAGGACCAAATGCTACATTATCATATATAGATTTTGGAAAAGGATTTGGTTTTTGGAACACCATGCCCACTTGTTTCCGTAAATTTACTACATCTAAACTTTCAGAGTTGATATCTCTTCCCCTATATTTAATACTCCCCTCCACTTTTGCTGATGGGATAGTGTCTATCATCCTATTTAAACTTTTTAAAAACGTGGACTTTCCACAACCAGATGGACCTATAATAGCAGTTACTCCTTTTTGATCTATTATTATGTCAGCTCCTTTAATTACTTTTTCACTTCCATAACTGATATGCAGATCCTTTATTGAAAAAATTTTTTCCTTTTTCATTTTATCTCCCCCTAAACTTTACCATTGTTTTGATTTGCTATAATATACCCTTAATCCAATAGCTACTGAATTTAAAATTAATACAATTGCCAACAATACAAGTGCGGTTCCATAAGCTAGGTGTCTAACTTCCGAGATACTTGAATGCTGGGTAGACAAAATATACAAATGATAAGGCAGTGCCATAAATTGGTCTGTCACACTGCTAGGCAGTATAGGTAAAAAATATGCTGCACCTGTTAATATAATAGGTGCCGTTTCCCCCGCTGCTCTTCCTAAACCTAAAATTGTCCCAGTGGCCATGCCAGGTATAGCTGCAGGAAGAACGTTTAATTTAACTGCTTGCCATCTTGTCGCACCTAATGCCATAGCCCCTTCTCTAAAACCTAACGGCACCGATCTAAGTGCCTCTTCAGCAGTGGTAACAATTACAGGATAAGTCATCAATGATAAAGTTAAAGCAGACGCCATAAGTGAATTACCCAACTTCATCCCAACTACAAATATCCCTAATCCAAATAAACCGTAGACTATAGAGGGAATTCCTGCCATATTCCTAATACTCAATCTTATCAATCTATTAAGTTTTCCTTGAGTTGAAAACTCATTTAAATAAATTGCTGCTCCTACACCTAATGGCACTGCTATTAATAAAGTGAGTAGCGATACATATACAGTCCCTATAATTGCTGGCATAATACCGCCAGCAGTCATCCCTTGTCGCGGTATATCCGTTAAAAACGTCCAACTAATAGCACTAGCACCTTTCTGAACTATAGACCCTACAAAGTAAACCATAGCTAAAACAGCCAGTAAAGCGTTAAGTCTTAAAAAGTTTATACCTAACAGACTTATAAAGTTTATTTTGGGGTTATTATTTTTATTCATTTTAATTGCCTCCCTCTATCCCTTTATTTAGTACCATGTCGGCAATTAAGTTAATTATAAACGTCATAATAAATAAGAGCGCTCCTAATACAAATAGAGAATGATAGTGAAGGCTTCCCCAAGGAACATCAGAACCTTCAATAGCTATGGTAGCTGTTAAAGTTCTAACAGAACTTAAATAATCTGGAAGTATTATTCCAAAGTGCTCTTTTAGTGGCATTCTAATAGCATTGCCAGTTGCCATTAGAACAGTCATGGTTTCACCTACAGCTCTACCAAATCCTAACATTACTGATGCTATAATACCAGATTTAGCTGCTGGCAAAGTTACTTTTGTCATGGTTTCCCATTCATCTGCCCCTAAAGCTAATGCTGCATCTCTATAATCACTTGGTACAGCTTTTAGAGCGTCTTCAGAAACACTGGTTATTGTTGGTAGGGTCATAACACCTAGCATTATAGCACCAGTTAACGCGGTAAGCCCATTACTCAATCCAAAAATATTAGCAACTGCTGGAGCCACAACAACTAGTGCGATAAATCCAAATACAACCGATGGTATACTAGCTAACACTTCTAACATTGGCTTTACAACATTTCGAACTTTGCTATTAGCTATTTCTGATAGATAAAGAGCTGTAGAAACTCCCCACGGCAATGCTATAATCAAAGCACCAACAGCTACAACTATGGTGCCTAACATCTGTGGCAATGCACCGTACCCTGGTTCTGGTGAGCTGGGCATCCATCTTTTCCCTAGCAAGAAATCTGAGAGCCCAATCTCTAAAATTGCTGGCATTCCCATCTTTATTAAAAATCCTAAAATAAAAGCTACTATTACTATGGCAAAAAGGCCGCTGAGGGTAAGACCCTTCAGCACAAACCATTCTCGCCAATACTGTCTATTTCTACATTTGCCAAGTTCTAAACTTTTTTTAGACAAATCTTTTTTTGCCATTACCTCAACTCCAATTTTAAATTTTTCTGTGAGATCCTCACTTAACACTTCCCGTTAAATGAGGGAAGGGCAACATCCAGTTAAATCCTAGTGATTTAACTAACAACCGTAAGGCCCCCACAGATTGAAGTTTCATTTTATTCTATACCTAGCTCATTAAATGTTTGATTGTTTACATCGATATACTCCTGAGTTAGAGCATAAAATCCAGTATCTCCTAATACCTTCTCTCCTTCAGAAGATAGAACCCATTTAAGGTATTCTAGCAACTCTCCTTCTGGTGTTCCGTTTACATAAAAATACATTGGCCTAGCTATCGGATAAGAACCATCATCTATATTGCTGCTTTCTAACGGAGTTACAAAGGGGCCTTCGCTTGACAGTCCAACATTAACTGCATTTACTCCTGAGTCTACGTACCCTACACCAAAGTAGCCTATGCCAGCTTTATCACTTGAGATACCTTCATAAATTGCAGAAGAGCCTGACATATACTTAGTATCATTTGCCCAGTCTTCTTGGTCTAAAATATTCTCCCAAAAATATACATACGTTCCTGAATTACTTTGACGAGAATAAACACTTATTTCTCCTCCGTCTTCCCAACCTAACTCTTCCCAATCTGTCACTTTTCCTGTAAAAATATCTTTTAGCTCTTTAACTGTTAATTCTTTAACTGGATTATCTGGATGTACAACAACCGCTAAACCATCTTGTCCTACAACAAATTCATTTATCTCCACATTATTCGAAGCTGCATTTTCCATCTCGCTATCGGTAATATCTCTAGAGGATTGTGCAATATCTACATTATCATCTTGAATTGCTGCAATACCTGTCCCAGAACCGCCTCCAGTTACTGAAATTGTTGTTTGAGGATTTTTTTCCATATACTCTTCTGCCCAGTGTTGACCTAGGTTAACCATAGTGTCAGATCCTCTAACCTCTATATATCCATCTTGTGATCCTCCACAACCTACTGCCACTAGAGCAAAAAAGCTTAATACCATACCATACCCTAAAATTTTCTTTAACATTTAAATTCCTCCTTTGTTGATATTGCGTTTTATTTAACTTCAACTTAATTATAACTATCCTTTGTTATATCAAAATAATGACTATGTTAATTTAGTGTAAACAAAAAGAAGTTTGCTAAATTTAGCAAACTTCTTTCTGTTTAGGTAAAGTAGCCCAAAAACTAGTGCCATCTTTATTGGAAACTACTCCTACATTTCCTCCAAACCCTTCAACTATGTGTTTAACTATTGAGAGTCCTAGCCCCGTTCCACCTAATTTTCGCTCTCTAGATCTATCAACTCTGAAAAATCGCTCAAAAACCCGCTCTTGATCGGCAATTGGTATGCCAGGTCCATTATCCCTCACAATTAATCTAACAAATCCATTGTCTTCTTTTACAGCAGAAATTTTAATATCAGATCCTTCAGGTGTATATTTTATTGCATTCTCTACATAATTAAGCATTACTTGCTCTAGATAATCACAATAAACCCCTACATCTAAATTGTCATTTATATTCACATGAACTTTATGCTTTTTGTCCTTGATTTTATTGTTTAACAAATCTAAAACCTTTAATACCGCACTTTTAACATTACAAACACCACTTTTCCTTTCTTCATCTCCCTCTAATTTTGAAAGTGCAAGTAAGTCATTTAAAAGTTCTGACAATCGAGTAGATTCATCTTTGATTATCCTTAAAAAATGATTTTGAGTTGCACAGTCAAGCTCTTCTTCCAGCAAAGTTTCAGCAAACCCTTGAACGGCAGTCAAAGGAGTTCTTAGTTCATGTGAGACATTAGCAACTAGGTCTTTGCGAATAAGCTCTAGTTGCTTTAAATCGCTTACATCATGAATTACTATAACAGCTTCTTCATTTACTGCATACTGACTCTTATATACAACTGCTCCCGCAAGATGCAGAAACTTTTTGTCCCCATTTTTCTGTTTTAAGGTTATTTCTTTATTTTTCTGCTCCCCCGTTTCCATTATTTCATTGGCAAACTCATTTATATTATAGTTCTCTATTAGTGAATTAAGATAAGTAGTTTCATTGTAATTTTGATATTCAAAAATTTTTCCCGCTGCACTATTTGATGTTAATACTACACCATAATTATTTACTACTAGAACACCCACTGGCAAGTTATCTAATATTCTTCTTAACCTAAGTCTTTCTTTATCTAAATCATCCACCATCTCACCTAAGTTTCTACCCATATCGTTAATAACTTCTTCTAATTCTCCTATTTCATCATTTGAGTAAATCTCTTTTATGCTGGAAAACTTGCCTTCGCCAGCTCTTTTAGCTTTATTCATAAGTACCCTTAGTGGCTTTGTAATCGCTTTAGATAAAACTCCTCCAATAACCCAAACCAAAACTAAACCGACTAAAAGTCCACCATAAACAACAAACCTTATTTGAGTAATTTTATCGTCTATTTCTTCTAATGACTTAGCCAATCTGACAAACCCAACTAATTGGTCTTTTGAGTCATATATAGGTGCTGCGCTATAAAGCATCTCGCTACGGATAGTTTCACTATATCTTTTTTCAGTGGCTACTTTCCCTTGTTTAGCTTTTTGAATTTCCGGCCTGTCCAGATGATTGTCCATAAACTTATAAGGTTTTGAAGTTTCAGCTAT
This genomic interval from Proteinivorax tanatarense contains the following:
- the pstB gene encoding phosphate ABC transporter ATP-binding protein PstB, with the translated sequence MKKEKIFSIKDLHISYGSEKVIKGADIIIDQKGVTAIIGPSGCGKSTFLKSLNRMIDTIPSAKVEGSIKYRGRDINSESLDVVNLRKQVGMVFQKPNPFPKSIYDNVAFGPRIHGIKNKTNLDEIVEVSLKGAALWDEVKEKMNKSAFSLSGGQQQRLCIARALAVKPDVLLMDEPCSALDPVATTKVEELIKKLSSNYTIIIVTHNMQQAARISNKTAFFLHGEVIEYSDTETMFTNPQDKRTEDYITGRFG
- the phoU gene encoding phosphate signaling complex protein PhoU; protein product: MVARQDFHKELRNLIEELLYMGNLVEQSISNAVTALQRKDIKLAKEVIGGDERIDALELEIESTCLTLIARQQPMANDLRKIATALKIITDLERISDHAVDIAKICIKIDKEPLIKPLVDIPNMAVLTEKMVNKALKSFINEDVELAYEVCKDDDQIDSYHKQILGELMLYMDKECKNIEQATQLMFVSSSLERIGDHSTNICEWLIYMVTGERKELNN
- a CDS encoding PstS family phosphate ABC transporter substrate-binding protein; translated protein: MLKKILGYGMVLSFFALVAVGCGGSQDGYIEVRGSDTMVNLGQHWAEEYMEKNPQTTISVTGGGSGTGIAAIQDDNVDIAQSSRDITDSEMENAASNNVEINEFVVGQDGLAVVVHPDNPVKELTVKELKDIFTGKVTDWEELGWEDGGEISVYSRQSNSGTYVYFWENILDQEDWANDTKYMSGSSAIYEGISSDKAGIGYFGVGYVDSGVNAVNVGLSSEGPFVTPLESSNIDDGSYPIARPMYFYVNGTPEGELLEYLKWVLSSEGEKVLGDTGFYALTQEYIDVNNQTFNELGIE
- the pstC gene encoding phosphate ABC transporter permease subunit PstC → MAKKDLSKKSLELGKCRNRQYWREWFVLKGLTLSGLFAIVIVAFILGFLIKMGMPAILEIGLSDFLLGKRWMPSSPEPGYGALPQMLGTIVVAVGALIIALPWGVSTALYLSEIANSKVRNVVKPMLEVLASIPSVVFGFIALVVVAPAVANIFGLSNGLTALTGAIMLGVMTLPTITSVSEDALKAVPSDYRDAALALGADEWETMTKVTLPAAKSGIIASVMLGFGRAVGETMTVLMATGNAIRMPLKEHFGIILPDYLSSVRTLTATIAIEGSDVPWGSLHYHSLFVLGALLFIMTFIINLIADMVLNKGIEGGN
- a CDS encoding HAMP domain-containing sensor histidine kinase gives rise to the protein MKFSIRGKLTLTYGILFLLIVIILGTYLSIFFADQYISELSQNLSNNSLLLSSFITDMDEESLHNFAFSASQNLEARVTIIGIDGQPIAETSKPYKFMDNHLDRPEIQKAKQGKVATEKRYSETIRSEMLYSAAPIYDSKDQLVGFVRLAKSLEEIDDKITQIRFVVYGGLLVGLVLVWVIGGVLSKAITKPLRVLMNKAKRAGEGKFSSIKEIYSNDEIGELEEVINDMGRNLGEMVDDLDKERLRLRRILDNLPVGVLVVNNYGVVLTSNSAAGKIFEYQNYNETTYLNSLIENYNINEFANEIMETGEQKNKEITLKQKNGDKKFLHLAGAVVYKSQYAVNEEAVIVIHDVSDLKQLELIRKDLVANVSHELRTPLTAVQGFAETLLEEELDCATQNHFLRIIKDESTRLSELLNDLLALSKLEGDEERKSGVCNVKSAVLKVLDLLNNKIKDKKHKVHVNINDNLDVGVYCDYLEQVMLNYVENAIKYTPEGSDIKISAVKEDNGFVRLIVRDNGPGIPIADQERVFERFFRVDRSRERKLGGTGLGLSIVKHIVEGFGGNVGVVSNKDGTSFWATLPKQKEVC
- the pstA gene encoding phosphate ABC transporter permease PstA codes for the protein MNKNNNPKINFISLLGINFLRLNALLAVLAMVYFVGSIVQKGASAISWTFLTDIPRQGMTAGGIMPAIIGTVYVSLLTLLIAVPLGVGAAIYLNEFSTQGKLNRLIRLSIRNMAGIPSIVYGLFGLGIFVVGMKLGNSLMASALTLSLMTYPVIVTTAEEALRSVPLGFREGAMALGATRWQAVKLNVLPAAIPGMATGTILGLGRAAGETAPIILTGAAYFLPILPSSVTDQFMALPYHLYILSTQHSSISEVRHLAYGTALVLLAIVLILNSVAIGLRVYYSKSKQW